TTACGCCGAAATGTCAAAGTATAAACAAGAGAGTCAGTGGGCGGAAAATGAAATTATCCCCCCTTCGGCCCTTGAGTTGGACGTATTAAAATTAACCGCAAAAGGTCTGACTGCAAAAGAGATCTCCGCAGCAACGGCAGACAACCTGAAGTTAACCGTAGATGCTACCGAAGCGCATAAAAGACAACTTTTGCGAAAGCTGGGCGCAAAAAATGTGGCGGAATTAATCGCAATTGCCTTTCGCCTGGGATATCTGAAGGTGTATTGATCCTGATACCGAGTTGGTTTATTTCCCTTCCCTTCTGTCGATTGCCATTCACTGTGGCGAGCAGGCGGCTGTATGCCTGAGGATAAACTTACTAATAGCCTAACCCTACCCATTGCGGTAGATAAAAGTGTAGAATGATGATAAAAATTATGTTGGTTGACAGCCACAAACTATATGTTGAGGCTGTGTCAGAGTTGATGAACCGTGAGAAAGATCTGGTCGTTTCTTATAAGTTGTCATCGGCCTTCGAGGCGTTACAAATACTTCAAAATCATAATGCAGAAAAACCTGATGTCGTAGTCATCGATGCCGATCTGAAAGAAAAAGAACCCGTAGGTTTATACCATGCGACTTATATCACAAGACAATACCCGGGCATTGCAGTAGTTGTACAAAGCCTCCAAAAAGTAGCGATTTATCCTCATCAAATGGAGCAGGCACAGGTGGCTGGTTTTCTATTTAAAGATTGCAGTAACAGAGAATTGTTCTCCGCTATACGGACCGTTGCCGAAGGTAAAAAATTTTATCAAAGAGAAGTTCAGGAAGTACTGAAACGATTCCGCGAATACCTCGAATCGCCAGCAGATAATGTTCCGTTTTTGACCGGTACAGAAAAATCTATCCTGCAATGGATGAGTTATGGATTTCCAGATGATCGTATTGCTGAAAATATGCAGATGTGTCAGAAAATCATTTCCCTGCACTGGAATAATATCGCCAGGAAATTTGGCTCTACGAACCTCCGGGAGATTCTTGTTGAAGCGTTGGATAAAGGGTGTTTTGAAACACGAACACTTGCCTTATAGTTGGAAATACCTGTGAATCCTGTGAAAAACTGCCGTTACCCTGTTTTCGGTGCAATTTTATACCAGAACCGTAGTACCGGTAAGGAAATATGTTGAGGATATTTGTTTCAGTTCTTTCCAACCAAATAATTCTCTCAGGGAGAAAAGCTTATTAATAAAGAGATAGGATATGTGTACCAGACCTGTCTCTTTTTTCCGGAAGTATGTACACACCTGGTTATTTTGGTGTGAATTTGAATAGGGAGTTTGTATATCGGGAAGGTTCCTCGTTTTTTGAGGGCCTTCTCGTTTCATTTTAAAGTGGATTTTGTTATTTTGTATTTTATTCCCCCTCGCCCATGACAAAACCTAAAAACCTATACGCGCTATTTGTTGGTATCAATAAATATGAGAGTGTCACTGGTCTCAATGGCTGCATCAATGATGTAAATGCTATGAGAGCGTATCTCCAGGCACAGCCGGATATTCTGTTGAAAGAACGTGTGCTGATCTCGGATGAAAATCATCATGATTTCCCCAAACCCACCAAATCGGCTATTGTAGCGGCGATAAAGGAGCATCTGGGGCAGGCCGAAAAAGATGATATGGTTTTGTTTTATTTTGCCGGGCATGGGGTACAGGAAAGAACGGCAATTCCCGCTTTCGTAAAAGCAGAACCCGGGGGGCTGATCGAATCCCTGGTTTGTTATGACAGTAAATTAAACGTTGCCAATTCTGCAGATCATACCTGCCTGGCTGATAAGGAACTTCGCTGGCTGTTTCACGATATCGCCCAAAAATCTCCGCATATTCTCATCCTTACCGACTGCTGCCATTCGGGTGATGTAATGCGCGATGCTTTGGAGGATGATTCTTCAAAAAAACGCAAAGGATCTGACAAAGTCCTTCCTCCCCGGGCGTTTGAAGGTTTCGTTTTCCATCAGCATATCTCCGCTCATGCCCTGGCTACACAGTCGCTCAATGATTTGATTCCCCTGGGTAATTATATCCATTTTGCCGCCTGCAGAAATACGGAGGTTGCCTGGGAAGGAGATTATGAACGTGATAAACCCGGAGGCCTATTCACCATCAGCCTGCTAAAAATTCTTCAAAAGGGAGGCAGAAATTTATCCTATCACGCCCTAAACAGCCGGCTGGTAAACTATATGCGCGGCTGGAAAAACAAAGCACAGCGCCCGCAGGTTTTTGCCGGATCTGATCAGATGGGTGCGTTGTACGGTTTGTTTCTCAATGGGGAGATCGCAAAAACGACCTCCCGGGCAAGTATAACCGGGAATGATAAATATGGCTGGACACTTGACCTTGGCGCCATTCACGGGATTGTGCCAGGGGATAAAAAAACGCCTGTAAAGGTATTTAACAGTACCGGCCATGAGCCAATCGGTGAAGTGATGATTGAAAAAATTTATCCCGGTTTTTGTACTCTCAACAATTCCTCGGGCCTGTTGGAAAAGGATCAATTGGTTTATTTTGCTACAATCAATTGTTTTGCCGCAACTCCACCGACCGTTTTCCTGAAAGGGCCGGATACAGGTGGCCTGGAGCTATTCAGGAAACTGGTCGGCGAAAATCTATGGGAGGCAAAAAGTCTCTCGGTTGAAATCGTCGAAAATGAAGCCGAAGCCGACTATGTACTGCATGCAGAAAATTCGGAATACAGGATTACAAAAAGCTATGACACCCGCCCTCTTGTGCAGCAGGTCTATGGCTACGAGACCGCTCAGGCAAAGCTGGTCAGAGACTATTTTTTACATATAGCCCGCTGGAAATTTGTCCGGGAACTCAACAACCCCGATACAAAACTTAATAAAAAACAGGGCATCCAAAAGTCCAACTACCCGATCAAAATGCAATTATTTGTATTGGACCCTGATGGGAACGAACGGGAGTCCGATATCCGTGAAGTCAACACGCTGGAAATGAATGTGCCCAATGAAGAGGGGGAACTTTTCGGCAAATTCAGAATCAAACTGACCAATGTAGGCTCAGAAAATCTGTATTGCTCGTTGCTGTATATGCCGATGACCTTTGGTATATACAATACGCTCCTTCCGGGTGGAGGAATCTGGCTTGACCCCGGTGATGAAATCTGGGCTGTAGAAGGTGAGTATATAGCACTTTCTGTAGACGGTTATATCTATGATTTTGACTGGGATGGATCAAGCGAATACCTCAAACTGATTGTCAGCGCTACAGAATTCAGTACGGAGGAACTCACGCTTGAGGAACTTCCCTTACCGGAAATAACTCGCAGCAAAGTCTCCCGGGGAGCTTTCCATTACTCGCCCCCCAAAAGCGGAGTAAAAGAAGACGACTGGATGGCTGTTGGGTACGAGATGTTTATCAAAAACCCCCGGGCTTTTGTACAAAAAAATCATTCGGCCTGACCATTTGTAGATAAAACCTGCAAGGTGTGAATATACTTTGCCTCCGGGTTTTGGTAGGTCCAGACGATTTTTTTGTCTCTGGTTATTTCCATCATTTTTAAACCATCTGCTGTCTGGTTGCCATAGCAGGAGACCAGAAAATGGCCATTTTTCAACACCTGCAACCCACATACATCCTGTAATTGCCCGTCAATTTCTGCGGTAGTCAGTTGCCATTCAACGGCGCCTTTTTTGTCAATCACCACCAGGCGATTGCCGGAAGCACACGTGATAACCGTTGAGCCATTATTAAGGCGTACAGCCTCGAAAGTACCGTTTTTGGCTTCTGTTCCACCGAGCTCGGGCATGTCAACACGAATGGTTCTCATCACTTTGCCGCGCTTATTGTATTCTTTCGCGAAGGGCATAAGCCGATGCGGCACCAGATACCGGCCATTCGTTAATTTTTGACTCATACGGGATTGCATGTGCACATTATCGGTTTCAGGCTGAATGGGGATCTCTCTGGTGATTTTTCCCTGCAAATCAACTTCCACCAAGCGGGGTTTTTCGCCCAGTTCGGTGACCAGTGTTTTACCGTCAGCAAGCCGCTGCGCACTCATGATTTCGGGATTTAGTTCACTTTGATACACCCAGACGACTTTCTTGTCCGGGGAAATTTCTTTCACTTCCTTTGCATAAGTGATGAGGTAGTTTCCTCCGGGAAGTTTGGATATGTCTCTGGAATTGCCATCATATTCCCATACAATCTCATCGTTTTCATTTATCTCAAATGTTTTGGGGCCACTGACGACAATGGCATGGCGTATTCCGGTTTCACTTTTTTGCTGGCCCCGGAGTGGTAGTGTGAGTACTAAAATAAGGATTAGCGTAAGTGGTAGTTTCATTTTGTAGATTCCTTAGTAGCGTGATGTCTTAAAAAATATATATAAATTCATACAGGAAATTATGCCTGTCCGAATATACATATCGACGATGATAACCGCAGTTATTTCTGCGGGTCTGTATTATATTCTACTTTTTCATACCCCCCGGGAAAATTTCTTCCAGTTGATCTTCCTGTTTGGCGCTTTGTCTGCCTGCTATATTCTTTTGGTGAAAGCTGCCAAAAATCAGGGAATCAATTATGTAGTTACCATTACTGTTCTTTTTCATCTTATTCCGCTTATTTCTCCCAATATCCTGCCTGTTTTGTCCGATGACTTCTACCGTTTTGTATGGGATGGGCAACTTCTTGTGCATGGGATAAATCCGTTTGCGGCCATTCCGGAGGTGTATATGGAAAACCCCCCATCTGCACTTGCCTATGGTCTTACAGAGGAACTTTTCCGGGGACTGAATTCAAAGGCGTATTTTACGATTTACCCACCGGTGCTTCAGGGAGTTTTTTACCTGTCTGCACGCATTTCACCAGAAAGTATTGCCGGATCAGTTATGGTGATGAAAGGGATAATTCTGGTAGCTGAGGCAGGAAGTATATGGATGATGGTCAGGCTTCTTCGTCATTTTCAGTTACCTGTGTGGCAAGTGGCATGGTATGCATTTAATCCGCTGGTCATTGTAGAGCTTTCGGGTAATCTTCACTTTGAGGCGCTGATGATATTTTTTCTTTTATGGGCTTTTTTGTGGCTTGCGGAGGGTAAATGGCTGCTTTCTTCCATTCCTTTTGCGCTGGCTGTGGGAAGCAAACTCTTACCACTTATGCTTCTCCCCTTGCTGATCAGAAGGCTGGGGTGGGGGAAAACATTGGTATATGGGACGATGGTGGTGCTGATAACAGGCATGCTGTTCATACCCGTATTTGATCTGGATACCTTTTTAAATCTGTACGAAAGTATTGATTTGTACTTTCACAAATTTGAGTTTAACGCCAGCATCTACTATCTGATTCGATGGGTGGGGTATAGAATTACAGGCTATAATATTATTCAGCTTATCGGGAAGTATCTCGCGCTCGCGGTATTTGTGGGAATCGGCATCTATACATTTCTGGAAAAAAAGCCTGGCTGGAAAAACCTTCCCGAAAGTTTTGTCTGGATATTTTTGATGTATTTCTCCCTGGCTTCTATTGTGCACCCATGGTACACCACCACGTTGGTTGCTTTTTCTGTTTTTACCAGGTTTCGGTTTCCCGTGATATGGAGTCTGGTCGTACCTTTGTCTTATTTTACCTATCGAACGACAGCCTATCACGAAAATCTTTGGTTGACAGCCCTGGAATACCTGATAGTAGTCGTCTGGATTATTTTTGAAGTAAAAAACCAAATGGGTAGTAAAACCGTTAAACCCCCGGATCAACCCGTATAAAAATTAGTATGAAGGCTATTTCCTGTCCACAGGTTACGTTCTCTTTACCCTCCTGTATATTCACACCACAGGTATTTGATACAACTTCTGATACAACTTCAACTGTTCAGACCCGTGTATTTCATTCAATAGGGGATGTTCCGGTTTACGAAATCAATAATATGCTTTCGCCTGATTTGTTGGCATTGCTGACAGGTACGGAGGCAGCCCAAATGCCCGGGATGAGTTTTAAATATGTACTCTCCACCCAGGCGGGAATGCCCGCGGTATTCGCATATTTTCAGCTATTATCTTTCTCCGCATCACAGATTCGAAGTTTTACCCCCCGCCCGGAAAATGCAGATGATCTATATGGAAAGTTGAGGAATGTGGCTGCCCGGATTGCAAAAAATATCCTTGAAAAACGACAGATACACATTCTTGTGAGTGGGAATGCCTTGATAACCGGCCAGTCAGGTATTTTTCATGCTCCTTCTTTGTCGCCGGAAGATGCGTATCGCCAATTGCCGGGCATGATCGAAAGGTTACTTGCTGAAAATCCGGGCATAGATGCAGTACTTCTCAAGGATCACCTTAATCTGCCGGAAGCAATCGCCGGGGAATGGGCAGCACAGGGGTATCAGCCATTTGCCACAGAACCCGATATGGGAATGCCGGTCATCTGGGAGACGGTAGATGATTACCATCTGGATATGGCTTCAAAATACAGGCAAAGAGTAAAAAGTGCGTATAAAAAGAGCAATGGAACTATTCGCCGGGAATTGACGGAGCACGAGGTGATAAAGTATAAAAACCGCTTGTTTGAATTATTCGATTCTGTGCTCAAAGAGGATCGCTTTAATCTTGTTCCTCATTCGACTGAATACCTTCCTGCGATGAAAGCGGCTTTGGGAGAAAAATTCCGGATTTACGGCTATTTTTCAGCGGGCGAGATCGTAGCATTTCAGACTTTAATTGAAATGGGTGAAGATTTGTATTGCCACTTTCTTGGATACCACTGTGAACTTAACCGGGAGTACAAACTCTATCAGCGAATGTTATATGATGCGGTAGCAATGGCAATTGATGGCCGGTTTAAGCGTATTTCCTTTGGCCGTACGGCTATGGAAATCAAATCTACAGTGGGTGCAACCCCGGCCTACCCGGTTTGTTATCTGAAATTCTCACGCCCTGTGATAAATCGTCTGGCAGCCCCTTATCTTCGCAATGTAAAGATCGAAGACTGGCAGCCCCGGCATCCTTTTAAATCTATGATTCCTGCATAAAATATATCTGTTGATTTTCGTAAGCGGGGTATTATTCGTATTTTTCACTATGGCTAGGTTATTCCCAATGTTTCCGCTGAATCTCGTCGTATTTCCCGGCGAAAGACTTCGGCTTCATATTTTTGAACCGAGGTACCGTCAGCTCATAGGTGAATGCCTGGCAGAAGAAAAGACTTTTGGTATCCCCACGATCATCGACAAAAAGCTGATGGGAATGGGCACGGAAGTGAAAATCATCAGTCTCGATAAAAAGTACGGCGGTGGGGAAATGGATATTAGTACAGAAGGTCTCCGGCGTCTGGAAGTCAAATCTTTCTATGAAAAAGCGCCAGATAAGCTATACTCTTCTGCTGAGATAGAATGGCTGGAGACAGAGGAGGTTTTTGATGAAACCCTTCGGCAGGAAGTGAAAAAATTGTTATCAAAACTTCACTACGCCCTTGGAATCTCCAAGAAGCTTTCAGATAGCAGGTTCCTGACCTATGAAATGGCTCATCATGTGGGATTTTCAATCAATCAGGAATACGAATTGCTCACTATCAATACAGAAGCAGACCGGCTAAAATTTTTCAAACGACATCTGGAAACCATTTTGCCCGTCGTAATGGAAACAGAACGCCTGAAGGCCCGCGCAAAACTCAATGGTCATTACAAAAATGTAATTCCGCCAAAATGAATCTCAACATTCGCTACATAACCTATTTTTTCCTAATTGCTCTTCTCGCTATCGTCTCAGCCTGTGAAGTGCCGCAGGGGCAGGGTGGGAGCAGTGGGACAATTCCCGGTCTCGATCAGGAAACCGTGGGAAACTTCGTCGAAGGCTTTCAAAATGTATCTACAGAGTTTAGAGAATTGGCCAAACCCAACAAAGTACAGGCATGGGTGGACAACCTGATTGTAAAAGCACAGCCGGGAGGCAAAGAAATGCCTCAGGTCGCAATCATGAAAGAAGGAGAGACCGCAGATTATCTCTACCAGCGTACGGTGCGAAAGTCTGAGTATCTCCTCCGGGGTCAGCGATATGTTGAGCCATGGATACTCATACGCACCCAGGATGGTACGATGGGCTGGGTACATGAAGGAGGCGTGAGGTTTATCGGCGCCGATCTCAATAATCTTCTGTCCATTGGACAGAATACAAACCCCACAGCGCGGACGCGCTCGGCAGATCAACCAACCGAAACCACAAACCCTGCACAGGACCGCCAGGTAATCCCCGGACAACGTGTAGGCGCTATCCGCCTGAAAAGCAATGAGGCAGAGCTAATGGGGATATTCGGACCGGGAAATGTGGTGCCCGGTATTGTCGATATACCCAACGATCAGAAAGAAGCCTGTACGATCATCCTGGGAGGAACCCAGGATGAGTTGCGGATTACCTGGAAGGATGATTCGCATACGCAAATCAAGGCCGTCTACATCACCCAACCCAATGCACGCTGGTTTACCCGTCAGGGACTCAGCAACGGTATCAGCCTGGCAGAACTTACAAAAGTCAACAAAGCACCTGTGAGTTTCTATGGCTTTGACTGGGGGTACAGTGGTACGATTAATTCTTGGAAAAATGGAACCCTGAATGCGTATGATAAATACTTTTATGTGGTATTGTCTCCACAAGCCCCTAAAAATCTGGTCAGTAAATATCAGGGAAATCAGGTGTTTTCTTCCAATGATGAAAACATCAACCTGCTAAATATCTATGTGAGCAGGGTGGTGGTTTATCTGGACTAACGCAGCAATAACACAAGGGCAGTTAGCAGCACGATTACTGCGATAATGATACCGTGAATTTTGGCAGAGGATAATGGCTTTTCTCCGGCCACCCTGCCTGTCTGTCCGTTGATCAGATACTGAAAGGTTTTGCCTTTATATACATAAGTGACGATCCACAAAGGTACAAGCACATGGCGCAGTGTAAGCGCCTGCTTCTCCGTTGTGATCTTCATATTTTTGTTTTCATTGGTCTTTTTTAAACGGGTCAAAACATCTATACCCAGCTGCCCGTCGATCATCGCATCTGCGATCATAAAGGCATCTTTTTCCGTACCCTGATACAATTCTGTAGTAAAAAGCCCCAGATAGTGCGAATCGTATTTTACAGCATCCCGGAAATTGTAATCTGCCACAATGGCCAAATGTCCCGGACTTCCTTTGGAAAGAGGGATGGATAGATCGCTGAAATGGCGCTCCAGGTAACCCGAAAAATTATCCCAGACCATTTTTTTCTGCTTTCCGTCATTTATCTCTATTCCTCCTTCTCCCTTCCATGTGGTGCGGGTAAATACATCAAAAAGAAAATAAGGGATAAATACTCCCCGAAGTTTATTCGCCTCGACAATCTCCCATATATCCTTGGGAAGCATAAGCGGGTACAGACTTTTGAGGTGATTGGTTAAGATTTTTTGGGCCGTCACCTCCGGAATCGTAAATGGGATGATGCTAAATGGCTGAAGAACCTTCTCCTGTTGTTTGGAAGCGGTGAGTTCGCCTTTCCCACAAAATGGGCACGATTTCAGTGGCTCTTTTTTATAAGCTGCTACAATGGCCTTGCAGGAACCGCAGGTAAACTCATTAAGCTCTGCATCCATCCCTCTGACAAAATCGTCAATCCTGATATTGTCGGTGAGTCTCCTGTCAGGAACCTGATCGGTTTGCGCATTCAGAGGCCGGCTATATCCGCAATTTTTACAGGAAAGACTTTTGTTGCCGCCAGCATACAACATCTGCTGGCCGCATTCAGGACACTTTGCGTGTATAAACTGTAGCTGATTTGCCAATTCCTAAAAAATTCAAAGTCAAACAATCAAAACTGATTTACCAGGCCTATATGGATTTTCCCTCTTGCTGGCTGAAAAGCTATTCCTTCTACTCCCCCAATGGCATAAGTAATCGATATAATCCCCGCCTTTGTACCGTAATTCATTCCCAGACCAAAACCGGCGGGGTGCAGTACCCATCCGGCTTCATGGTTTTCCATATAAGCATAGTCCCCGAATATAAACATATAGGAATCACGTTCCAGTTGAAATCTGTATTCAGCGGTAAAAAAACTATAAAAATCGGTGAAAAACTGATTTTCATTAAAGCCTCTGATACTGCGGCTGCCGCCAACCTGTAACTGGTCGTTGCGAAGGTAATTTTCCATACCCAGCCAGTACGTGTGATTGGCGAGATGAAGTACATTTCGGGGAAAAAAGGAGTAATACCATTTCACGCGAAAATTGATCTCCCGGGAAGGTTGTCTCAGATCAATACCTGTATAAATTTCGGGGTTTCTCCGGATAAGCAAAATATTCTCTCGTATCACTCTTCTTCCCAGGCCGAAGTCGAGCGACGCAAAAGTCCCTTTTCCGGGGTTATACCGGTAATCCAGTTTTTCATATACCAGCCCCACACCCAGCATCTGGCGTTTGCCATCCAACTGGGCCGGATTGCCTTTCACGGTGTCGGCGATGGCTGCGTCCAGCAATCGCGAGTTTCGGGTATTAATATAAAACCTGGCGGCAAGGTAAGGCGACAATTCATAAAGGATGGAACCCTGGTAGTTGAGATTGAGAAAATCTTCTTCCTGCTTCAGTAGATCGAGCGATCCCTCAATTTTCAGCGGAATGCCAAACAGATAAGGTGCCATCGCCTTTGCCTCCACCTGCTGCGAGGTGGAAAGTAGTTTGTTGTACTTAAACGAAATCAACTCTCCCTGCCTGAAAGGACTTACCAGTACAATGTCCATCGTGCCGGTAAAAGATAATTTTTGGGTATTATCTGCCGGAGGTAATATCCCCAGCAAAACATCAAATCTGCCGGCCTGTTTTTTCTCAAGTGAAATATCCAGCCTCGCAGTGTGAAACGGCGTAAAAACCACTTCTGGTCGCCCTACTTTTTGATAGTAGATCGAATTGTTGAGCACGCGGGGAATATCGTCTATCAGATCCTGATTGTAAGGTGAGCCGGGTGAAATTCTGGTCAGCGCGTAGATAAACCGCTCACTTTCTCTGGGTTTCCCTTTTATACGGATGCTGTCTATGCGTATCATCGGACCCGCATCAAACTGGTATCTTACCCGGGTAAATATCGTGTCCCCGGAAGGCCTGTAGGTTACAGAAAGGTTATTGAAAGCGGCAAAAGGATAACCTTCATTCTGGTAAATCTCAGCGCAGGCAAACAGTTTCTTTTCCAGATCTGCCCAACTGACAGGCAACTGTTTTTCCTCCAGAACCCCAATACCCGTTTTTTCACGGTAAAAACTATTGAGCCCATCAAGGCTGATTTCCTCAAATACATATCTCGGCCCCTGATGGAATGTTACCGCCAATGTGTCTGGGGAAAAGTGAAATGAACCAATATCAAATGTAGCAAATCCCTTGTGTTGCATTTGCCGGAATAACGGTTCTGCCGCCCGGAATAAAGCGGCAGAATCCTGCACTTTCGTCAGTTCTTTTTGTATCGTGCGGATTGTCCCGGCATCATCGATTCCCCAGACTACAACATCTCTGGCACCCCGGTTTCCGGAATTTTGGCCAGAAACCGGAGCGATAAACCAAAGCGCCAGCAGAAACACCGGAACTAATTTCCCGGGGGAATATATCATAGCTCAATTTTCCCGTGGGAAGGCAGCCAGTTTGGAAAAACGAGGTTTGTAACTACTATTCCACAAAATAATTCCCATCACTGAGCCTGTATAAAACAGCAGAATCGCCGTCTCGTCATTCATAGAATGGCTAAAGGAAGAAGTGATGATAAACGGCATAATCAGCGTAGTCATCGTAATAACAGACAAAGCAACGGATTTCCATGCAATCATCCTTTCTGTTTGTTTACGGCGAAACGCCTGATAGGTGAAAAATGTAAATGCTACAATGACGATCATTCCGATCAGACTATCATCATACACATTAAACAGATAGCGGATGGTATTGAAGGAAATGGATATGAGAATAATCGATATAATACCCGTTATCGCTGAACCTGCGAATATCTTCCAGCTTGTACTCAGAAACACCTGAAATGCCATCCAGATTATTACGAGCGCAAAAAGATAAAAATGGCCAAAGTTATGATTTGAAATTTCAAACTTTCCGCCCCAGGCACGCTGTAAACGCTCTAGGTTGGTGGTTACTTCGTATTTCGCGGTCTCAAAGCGATTTTGACGGAAATCGTCAAATTTTTTCTGCTGATACCGGGCGAGAATTTCCTCCGGACTTAAATCAATTTTTTCGCGAGTGTATTTATTAAAAACTTCTATAAAGTTGCTGATGATTCGAAGCATCTCCGGCTCAGAAAGTGTTTGATTCAGAATGTTGTTAATCTCAGTTTCGCGAAGCAAGCTAACCGGATAATAGGAGTAGTGAG
The DNA window shown above is from Bacteroidia bacterium and carries:
- a CDS encoding caspase family protein, which codes for MTKPKNLYALFVGINKYESVTGLNGCINDVNAMRAYLQAQPDILLKERVLISDENHHDFPKPTKSAIVAAIKEHLGQAEKDDMVLFYFAGHGVQERTAIPAFVKAEPGGLIESLVCYDSKLNVANSADHTCLADKELRWLFHDIAQKSPHILILTDCCHSGDVMRDALEDDSSKKRKGSDKVLPPRAFEGFVFHQHISAHALATQSLNDLIPLGNYIHFAACRNTEVAWEGDYERDKPGGLFTISLLKILQKGGRNLSYHALNSRLVNYMRGWKNKAQRPQVFAGSDQMGALYGLFLNGEIAKTTSRASITGNDKYGWTLDLGAIHGIVPGDKKTPVKVFNSTGHEPIGEVMIEKIYPGFCTLNNSSGLLEKDQLVYFATINCFAATPPTVFLKGPDTGGLELFRKLVGENLWEAKSLSVEIVENEAEADYVLHAENSEYRITKSYDTRPLVQQVYGYETAQAKLVRDYFLHIARWKFVRELNNPDTKLNKKQGIQKSNYPIKMQLFVLDPDGNERESDIREVNTLEMNVPNEEGELFGKFRIKLTNVGSENLYCSLLYMPMTFGIYNTLLPGGGIWLDPGDEIWAVEGEYIALSVDGYIYDFDWDGSSEYLKLIVSATEFSTEELTLEELPLPEITRSKVSRGAFHYSPPKSGVKEDDWMAVGYEMFIKNPRAFVQKNHSA
- a CDS encoding LON peptidase substrate-binding domain-containing protein, which codes for MARLFPMFPLNLVVFPGERLRLHIFEPRYRQLIGECLAEEKTFGIPTIIDKKLMGMGTEVKIISLDKKYGGGEMDISTEGLRRLEVKSFYEKAPDKLYSSAEIEWLETEEVFDETLRQEVKKLLSKLHYALGISKKLSDSRFLTYEMAHHVGFSINQEYELLTINTEADRLKFFKRHLETILPVVMETERLKARAKLNGHYKNVIPPK
- a CDS encoding GNAT family N-acetyltransferase, with the protein product MKAISCPQVTFSLPSCIFTPQVFDTTSDTTSTVQTRVFHSIGDVPVYEINNMLSPDLLALLTGTEAAQMPGMSFKYVLSTQAGMPAVFAYFQLLSFSASQIRSFTPRPENADDLYGKLRNVAARIAKNILEKRQIHILVSGNALITGQSGIFHAPSLSPEDAYRQLPGMIERLLAENPGIDAVLLKDHLNLPEAIAGEWAAQGYQPFATEPDMGMPVIWETVDDYHLDMASKYRQRVKSAYKKSNGTIRRELTEHEVIKYKNRLFELFDSVLKEDRFNLVPHSTEYLPAMKAALGEKFRIYGYFSAGEIVAFQTLIEMGEDLYCHFLGYHCELNREYKLYQRMLYDAVAMAIDGRFKRISFGRTAMEIKSTVGATPAYPVCYLKFSRPVINRLAAPYLRNVKIEDWQPRHPFKSMIPA
- a CDS encoding BamA/TamA family outer membrane protein, with protein sequence MIYSPGKLVPVFLLALWFIAPVSGQNSGNRGARDVVVWGIDDAGTIRTIQKELTKVQDSAALFRAAEPLFRQMQHKGFATFDIGSFHFSPDTLAVTFHQGPRYVFEEISLDGLNSFYREKTGIGVLEEKQLPVSWADLEKKLFACAEIYQNEGYPFAAFNNLSVTYRPSGDTIFTRVRYQFDAGPMIRIDSIRIKGKPRESERFIYALTRISPGSPYNQDLIDDIPRVLNNSIYYQKVGRPEVVFTPFHTARLDISLEKKQAGRFDVLLGILPPADNTQKLSFTGTMDIVLVSPFRQGELISFKYNKLLSTSQQVEAKAMAPYLFGIPLKIEGSLDLLKQEEDFLNLNYQGSILYELSPYLAARFYINTRNSRLLDAAIADTVKGNPAQLDGKRQMLGVGLVYEKLDYRYNPGKGTFASLDFGLGRRVIRENILLIRRNPEIYTGIDLRQPSREINFRVKWYYSFFPRNVLHLANHTYWLGMENYLRNDQLQVGGSRSIRGFNENQFFTDFYSFFTAEYRFQLERDSYMFIFGDYAYMENHEAGWVLHPAGFGLGMNYGTKAGIISITYAIGGVEGIAFQPARGKIHIGLVNQF
- a CDS encoding response regulator transcription factor; translated protein: MMIKIMLVDSHKLYVEAVSELMNREKDLVVSYKLSSAFEALQILQNHNAEKPDVVVIDADLKEKEPVGLYHATYITRQYPGIAVVVQSLQKVAIYPHQMEQAQVAGFLFKDCSNRELFSAIRTVAEGKKFYQREVQEVLKRFREYLESPADNVPFLTGTEKSILQWMSYGFPDDRIAENMQMCQKIISLHWNNIARKFGSTNLREILVEALDKGCFETRTLAL